In a single window of the Luteolibacter arcticus genome:
- a CDS encoding tyrosine recombinase XerC, translating into MDETLESDFLKFMEVERTASPRTLVNYQLAMASCREWRGEGFTGWRDLGPDDFRRWLFEMMKAGLSKATIRLRFAAIRSFYKFLVHRRGFAKSPVAEVQLPKPEKKLPVVLTIAQIDELLALPLQVPLMKQTKPWMPLRDAAILELFYSCGLRISELRGLDVRDIDFLGENVRVMGKGAKERIVPIGGPALAALQRYQREAAVTNGPLFLGKLKTRITQQAIDLLLKKYLKLSSIPFKISPHKLRHSFATHLLDAGADLRSVQSLLGHASLSTTQIYTHVTKERLRSAYDQAHPRAK; encoded by the coding sequence ATGGATGAGACGCTGGAGAGCGACTTCCTGAAATTCATGGAGGTCGAGCGCACGGCCTCGCCACGCACGCTGGTGAACTACCAGCTCGCGATGGCTTCCTGCCGCGAGTGGCGCGGCGAGGGCTTCACGGGTTGGCGCGATCTCGGACCGGATGATTTCCGCCGCTGGCTGTTCGAGATGATGAAGGCGGGCCTCTCGAAGGCGACGATCCGGCTGCGCTTCGCGGCGATCCGCTCGTTCTACAAGTTCCTCGTCCATCGCCGCGGCTTCGCGAAGAGCCCGGTGGCGGAGGTCCAGCTCCCGAAGCCGGAGAAGAAGCTGCCGGTGGTGCTCACCATCGCGCAGATCGATGAGCTGCTCGCGCTGCCACTGCAGGTGCCGCTGATGAAGCAGACGAAACCGTGGATGCCGCTGCGCGATGCCGCGATCCTGGAGCTCTTTTACTCGTGCGGGCTGCGTATCTCGGAGCTGCGCGGGCTGGATGTGAGGGACATCGATTTCCTCGGCGAAAACGTCCGGGTGATGGGCAAGGGCGCGAAGGAACGCATCGTGCCGATCGGTGGGCCGGCGCTGGCAGCCTTGCAGCGCTATCAGCGCGAGGCGGCGGTGACGAATGGGCCGCTGTTCCTCGGCAAGCTCAAGACGCGGATCACGCAGCAGGCGATCGATCTGCTGCTGAAGAAGTACCTGAAGCTGAGCTCGATCCCGTTCAAGATCTCGCCGCACAAGCTGCGGCACAGCTTCGCGACGCATTTGTTAGATGCGGGGGCGGACTTGCGGTCGGTGCAAAGCTTGCTGGGTCATGCGTCGCTCTCCACGACGCAGATCTACACGCACG